A window of the Eubalaena glacialis isolate mEubGla1 chromosome 9, mEubGla1.1.hap2.+ XY, whole genome shotgun sequence genome harbors these coding sequences:
- the LOC133097218 gene encoding interferon omega-1-like yields MAFVLSLLTALVVFSYGPGRSLGCDLSQNHVWISRKNFMVLGQMRRISPHFCLKDRKDFGFPQDTVDGSQLPKAQATSVLHEMLQQIFRLFHTEHSSAAWDTSLLDKLHTGLHQQLEDLDACLVQVMGEEESALGVTGPTLAVKRYFQGIHLYLKEKKYSDCAWEIVRVEIMRSLSSSTNLQERLRIMNGDLGSP; encoded by the coding sequence ATGGCCTTCGTGCTCTCTCTACTGACCGCTCTGGTGGTGTTCAGCTACGGCCCTGGTAGATCTCTGGGCTGCGACCTGTCTCAGAACCACGTGTGGATTAGCAGGAAGAACTTCATGGTTCTGGGCCAAATGAGGAGAATCTCCCCTCACTTCTGTCTGAAGGATAGAAAAGACTTTGGTTTCCCCCAGGACACGGTGGATGGCAGCCAGCTCCCGAAGGCCCAGGCCACCTCTGTCCTCCACGAGATGCTCCAGCAGATCTTCCGCCTCTTCCACACAGAGCACTCCTCTGCCGCCTGGGACACCTCCCTCCTGGACAAACTCCACACTGGACTCCATCAGCAGCTGGAGGACCTGGACGCCTGCTTGGTGCAGGTGATGGGAGAGGAAGAATCTGCCCTGGGAGTGACGGGCCCGACACTGGCCGTGAAGAGGTACTTCCAGGGAATCCATCTCTacctgaaagagaagaaatacagtGACTGTGCCTGGGAAATTGTCAGAGTGGAAATCATGAGATCCTTGTCTTCATCAACCAACTTGCAAGAAAGGTTAAGAATTATGAATGGAGACCTGGGATCACCTTGA
- the LOC133097217 gene encoding interferon alpha-1-like, with the protein MAPTLSLLLALVLLSCNSTCSLGCDLPQTRSLANTRALMLLQQMRRISPFSCLKDRNDFGFPQEAFGGNQFQKAQAIAVVHEMIQQTFQLFSTEGSAAAWDETLLDKFCTALYQQLTDLQACLMQEAGLEGTPLLKEDSILAVRKYFHRITVYLQEKKYSPCAWEIVRAEVMRSFSSSTNLQERLRRKE; encoded by the coding sequence ATGGCCCCAACCTTGtccctcctcctggccctggTGCTGCTCAGCTGCAACTCCACCTGCTCTCTGGGCTGCGACCTGCCTCAGACCCGCAGCCTGGCTAACACCAGGGCCCTGATGCTCCTGCAACAAATGAGGAGAATCTCCCCCTTCTCCTGCCTGAAGGACAGAAATGACTTTGGATTCCCCCAGGAGGCGTTTGGTGGCAACCAGTTCCAGAAGGCTCAAGCCATCGCTGTCGTCCATGAGATGATCCAGCAGACCTTCCAGCTCTTCAGCACAGAGGGCTCGGCTGCCGCTTGGGATGAGACCCTCCTGGACAAGTTCTGCACTGCACTTTATCAGCAGCTCACTGACCTGCAAGCCTGTCTGATGCAGGAGGCGGGGCTGGAAGGGACTCCCCTGCTGAAGGAGGACTCCATCCTGGCTGTGAGGAAATACTTCCACAGAATCACTGTCTATCTGCAAGAGAAGAAATACAGCCCTTGTGCCTGGGAGATTGTCAGAGCAGAAGTCATGAGATCCTTCTCTTCATCAACAAACTTGCAAGAAAGACTCAGGAGGAAGGAATGA